The following is a genomic window from Janibacter sp. DB-40.
CCACGCGCGGAAACGGACCCCGCCGACGAAGGCGCCGGTGCTCCCCTTCGCCCCGACCGGCCCGCCCCAGCCCTGCTCGGCGACCGGGACCATCGGGACGGGGACGCCGTTGCACGTGAGCACGTGCCGGCCCTCGACGAGGCCGACGGCGCGGACCTGGACCTTCTCCACGGAGGAGTCGACGTAGCGGGCGGTGCCGGACTGGCTGACCTCCTCACCGAGGACGTGCCACGGCTCGATCGCGCTCCGCAGCTCCAGCTCGACTCCGCCGACGACCGTGTCCCCGAGCCGCGGGAAGCGGAACTCCAGGAAGGAGTCGAACCACTCCGGGTCGAGCTGTCCCACGCCCTGCGACCCCAGGTAGCGGTTGACGTCGTCGAGGACGTCCCGCAGGTCGGCGGCGACGAAGGCCGGCAGCAGGTACCGGTCGTGCAGGCGGGTGCCCCAGTGCACGAGCGGGGCGGAGTAGGGCTCGTCCCAGAACTTCGCGACGAGGGAGCGCACGAGCAGCGCCTGCAGCAACGCCATCCGCGGGTGCGGGGGCATCTCGAAGCCGCGCATCTCGAGCAGCCCGAGGCGCCCCCGCTCGCTGCCGGGGGCGAAGAGCTTGTCGATGCAGAACTCCGCGCGGTGGGTGTTGCCGGTGACGTCGGTGAGCAGGTGCCGCAGCAGGCGGTCGACGAGCCACGGCCGGGTGTGCCGCCTGACGTGGTGGTCCTCGGTCAGCGGCTCGGTGATGTCCTGCGCGTCGTGCTCCATCGCCAGGACGTGGTCCATCTGGGCGAAGGCGATCTCGAGCTCGTAGAGCGTGTCCGAGCGGCCCTCGTCCACGCGCGGTGCCTGCGACGTCGGCCCGATGAAGCGCCCGGAGAAGAGGTAGCTCAGCGCCGGGTGGTGCTGCCAGTAGGTCACGAGCGAGCGCAGCAGGTCGGGGCGGCGCAGCAGCGGGCTGTCGGCGGGGGTGCGGCCGCCGAGGGTCAGGTGGTTGCCGCCGCCGGTGCCGGTGTGCGAGCCGTCGAGCTCGAACTTCTCGCTCGCCAGGTGGATCTGGCGGGCGTGCTCGTGCACGGACTCGGTCTGCTCCACCAGCTCGGCCCACGAGGAGGTGGGGGAGACGTTGACCTCGATGACGCCGGGGTCGGGCGTGACGGACATGGTGCGCACCCGCTCGTCACCGGGAGGGGGGTAGCCCTCGAGGACGACCGGCTGCCCGACCTCGGCCGCGGCGCCCTCGACGGCCGCGATGAGCCCGACGGCGTCCTCGAGGTCCTCGAGCGGGGGCAGGAAGACGAAGAGGTGACCGTCGCGGTGCTCCACGGCCAGCGCGGTCCGCGGCGCCTCCTCGATCGGGATCACCTGTGCGGGAGCTCGCAACTGCCCAGGCTCCTGCGCAGTGGCCGCCCCCTCACCCTGCAACTGCCTAGGCTCCTGCGCGGTGGCTGCCCCCTCACCCTGCAACTGCTTAGGCTCTTGCGAATTGAAGGCCCTGTCGCCGTGCAACTGCCTAGGCTCCTGCGAAGGGGGGTCGGCGGCGGGCAGCGCTCCGCGCGGGGCGAAGGGGGACCGCTCCGGCGTGGTCGGCCCCTCACCCCACGCGATGGAGCCGAGCGGCAGGCGCAGACCGGCCGGCGAGTCGCCGGGGACGAGGGCGAGGAAGCCGCGACGGGTCCGCCACGTCGTCGTCGCCCAGCCCTCGCCGTCGGGGGCGGGGAAGACCGGCAGCACCCACGCGGCCGGCGTGTCCGCGTCGACGGACTCGTCCACCCCGGCCACGTGGGCCGCCCGGGCCCGCTCGTCGGCCAGCTCCGGGGAGTCCGGGGTCAGGTCGCCCGCGGTGGGCCGCTCGCCCGCCGGCAGACGAGCCTCCGTGACGAGCCGCTGAAGCGGGTCCTCGACGGCCGCGGCGAGGTGCGCGACGTCGATCCCGAGCCGGCGGGAGATCGCGACGGCGAGGTCGCGGGCGGCGCCGACGGCCTCCGGCGATCCGGAGTCGAGGCGCTCCTCGCCCCACGGGTCGTCGAGGAGGTCGGGGTCGCTCCACAGCGGCTGCCCGTCGGTGCGGTCGGCGAGCATGATCTGCCAGCGGGGCAGGGGCTCACCCGGGTACCACTTGCCCTGGCCGTGGTGACGCAGCGTGCCGGGACCGGACAGCCGCCGCGCGAGCGCCATGGCCAGGGCGCGCTTCTGCTCGCCGTCGGCCGCGGTGTGCCACTGCGGGTCGGTCGTGCCCCCGGCCGCGACGAAGGTCGGCTCGCCGCCCATGGTCAGGCGGACGTCCCCCTTCGCCAGCAGGTCGTCGACCGCCTCGCCGACGGCGGTGATCCGGGACCACTGCCCGTCGTCGACCGGTTTGGTGACGCGGGGGTCCTCGGCCAGGCGGGTGACGGTGTTGGCGAAGTCGAAGTCGACGCCGACGGGGCCGGTGGCACCGCTGATCGGGGCGGCGGAGGAGGGGTGCGGGGTGCACGAGAGGGGGATGTGCCCCTCGCCGCAGAGCAGCCCGGACGTCGCGTCGAGGCCGACCCAACCCGCGCCGGGGACGTAGACCTCGGCCCACGCGTGCAGATCGGTGAAGTCCTCCTCCGGCCCGCTGGGGCCGTCGACCGCGGCCTGGTCGGTGCTCAGCTGCACGAGGTACCCGGAGACGAAGCGGGCGGCCAGCCCGAGGTGGCGCAGCGCCGCGACGAGCAGCCAGGCGCTGTCGCGGCACGAGCCGATGCCGCGGTCGAGGGTGTGGGCGGGCGTCTGCACGCCGGCCTCGAGGCGGACCGTGTAGTCGACGCTCTCGCGGATGGCGCGGTTGAGGCCGACGAGGAAGCCGACGATCGGGGTGCCGGTGCCCACGGCCGCGTCCCGGGGGGCGGTGAGCAGCGAGGGCAGCCGCTCCTCGAGCCAGGCGACGACGTCGGGGGATGTCGCGGCGTCCCCACGACCCCCTTCGTCGCCCACGGGGTGGAGGTACGGGGCGAGGTCGCCGCGCAGCTGCTCCGGGTAGGCGAAGGGGAAGGTGGCCGCCCAGTCCTCGACGAAGAAGTCGAAGGGGTTGATGACCGTCATGTCCGCGAGCAGGTCGACGGTGACCTCGAGGTGGTCGACCTTGTCCGGGAAGACGACGCGCGCCAGCCAGTTGCCGAAGGGGTCCTGCTGCCAGTTGACGAAGTGGTTCTCCGGCTCGATCCGCAGGGAGTAGCTCGGGATCGGCGTGCGCGAGTGCGGCGCCGGGCGCAGCCGGATCGTGTGCGGATAGACCTGCACGGGCTCGCTGAAGCGATAACTCGTGCGGTGCTCGAGGGCCACGCGGATGGTCACCCGCCCACTGTAGGCGCGGGTGGGGTGCCGGATGACGGGACGAGGAGCCCTGTCGGCGACAATGCGGGGATGACCGCTGTCCCGACCACGCCCGTCTGGCGCCTGCCCGGGATGCCGGTCCTGCTCGTGGCCACGGTGGCCGGCTTCAGCGGTTTCTCCGCCCTCATGCCGGTCGCGCCGCTCTGGGCCGCCCAGGGCGGCGCGGACTCGGCGGGTGTCGGGGCCGTCAACGGCGTCCTCATGCTCTTCACGGTGCTCACCCAGCCCTTCGTCCCCGTGGCGGTGCGACGGTGGGGGTGGGGCCCGGTCATGGCCGCCGGTCAGCTGCTGCTCGGCCTGCCCGCGCTGCTCCACCTCGTCGCCGACGAGCTGTCGTGGGTCCTCCTCCTCGCGGCCGTGCGCGGCCTGGGCTTCGGGGTCCTCACCGTCACCGGCAGCGCCGCGGTGGCGAATCTCGTCGACCCCCGCCGGCGCGGTCAGGCGGTGGGCGTCTACGGGCTGGCCATCGCGGCCCCGCAGGTGGTCTTCATGCCGATCGGCCCGTGGCTGGCGCAGGAGATCGGCTTCTGGCTGGTCTTCGCGGCCGGGGCGCTGCCGGTCGTCGGCGCCGTCCCCGCGTGGCTCGCCGGCCGGTCCCTCGTCGTCGAGCCCGACGACTCGCCCGTGACGCACTCGCGGGCGCAGGTCTACCGCTCGCTCGTGCGCGCGATGCTCCTGCTGCTGGGCGTCACCCTCGCCGGCGGCGCGCTCATCACCTTCTCCAGCGACCTCGCCGGTGCGGCCTGGCTCGCGACCGTGGCGCTGCTCGTGCTCACCGGCGCCGCCGCCGTGACCCGGTGGAAGATGGGCGCGCTCGCCGACATCTACGGGACCCGCCCCTTCCTGTGGCCGCTCGTGCTCGTCACGAGCACGGGGCTCGTCCTCGTCGCGGTGTCCCTCACCCGGGACGGGGCAGCGGCCGCGGTCCTGCTCCTGCTCGGCGTCCTGTGCGTCGGCATCTCCTACGGCGCGCTGCAGAACCTCACCCTGCTCCTCGCCTTCGCCTCCGTCTCCCGGCGTGACTACGGCACGGCGAGCGCGGTGTGGAACGTCGGCTTCGACGCCGGCACCGGCCTCGGCTCGGTCCTCGTCGGTGCGATCGCCGCCGGGGCGTCGCTCACGGAGGCGCTGCTCGTGGCGGCGGTGCTCTCGCTGGCCACCCTGCCCCTGGCGCTGGTGCGGGGACGCCCCGCAACTGCTTAGGCTCCTGCGCGTCCGGTCGCAACTGCTTAGGCTCCTGCGAGGTCCGGGCGCAACTGCTTAGGCTCCTGCGAGCGAAGGGGGGGAGTGCCCCCCCCCTTCGCCACGGGGTCAGTTGTGCGGCTGCCAGGTGCAGACGCACGCCCGGTTGCCGTCGGCGTCCGCGAGGACCCACCAGGCGGGGGCGTACTCGTCGGTGACGAGCCGGCCACCGGCCGCGACCACCGCGTCGACCCGCTCCTGCGCCGTGTCGTGCGGCACGTACACGTCGAGGTGGAAGGGGCCCCCTTCGCCGGGGTCATCGGTCACCTGGAACCAGATCTCCGGCATCTGGCCGTCCGGGCTCGGCAGGGAGGTGCTGTCGTGGGGGGCCGGTGCGTGACCGGTCAGGGCCGACCAGAAGTCGCGGATCCTGTCCGGGTCGGCCGTGTTGATGCCGACGGTCATCGCGGTGGGGACCTGCGGGGCGTGCTCGACCTCGCGGTCGTCCGCGAGCCGGGAGATCACGCCAGCGAGCTGGATGTCGCGCGAGGTGATCCCGCCCACGTCGTGGCTGACCATCCGCAGGCCGACCCAGCCGTAACGCAGGTCGATGTCGGGGTGGTGGTTGGCCTCGTCGGCGGCGGTGGCGATCTCGTCGACGAGCCGCAACGACTGGTCGAAGTCCTTGGTGATCAGGCGCGTGCACAGCATCCCGTTCACCTCGCGCCACCCGACGGGGGCCTGGTCGTTCACCTGCTGGCTGGTCAGGACCTGCTTGGCGTCATCGTTCATGTGACCCACGTTAGGGCGCTTTCGGGTTCACCCGCACTGGTACGGCTCGGTAGCCTCGCGGAATGACCGGCGCCGCGTTCTTCGATCTCGACCGCACCCTCCTGCCCAAGGCCTCGGGCCCGGCCCTGTCGGCCGCGATGCGGGAGACGGGTGTCGTGTCCGCGCGGCTGCCGGGGGAGGCGCTGCTCTTCGGCTACTTCAACCTCCTCGGGGAGTCCCTCGGGTCCATCGCCCTCGCCCGCCAGGCCGTGCTCGTGGCCAAGGGGCGTCCGGCCGATGCCTTCGACGAGGCCGCGCAGCTGGCGGCGGACGTGCTCGAGCCGATGGTCGGGCCCTTCGCCCACATGCTCATCGACGAGCACCACGAAGCCGGACGACCGGTCGTGCTGGCGACGACGACCCCGGAGCACCTCATCCTGCCCTTCGCCGAGCGCCTCGGCATCGACTACGTCATCGCCACCCGGTACGAGGTGGACGACACCGGCCACTTCACCGGCCGCAACGACGGCCACTTCGTGTGGTCGATGGGCAAGGTCGCCGCGGTGCGCGAGTGGGCGGCGGAGGAGGGCATCGACCTCGACGAGTCCTTCGCCTACTCGGACTCGATCTACGACGCGCCGCTGCTGAGGGCCGTCGGCAACCCCGGTGCGGTCAACCCCGACCCGCGGCTGCAGGTCCTGGCCACCGCGGCCCAGTGGCCGGTGCTGCACTTCGACGCCTCACCCGGCGTCTTCAAGGTGCCGGTCCTGGGCATGGAGCTGCAGCGCCTGGTCACGATGCTCGCCCGGCCCGAGGTCTTCCCCTACGCGAGGTTCACCGTCAGGGGCACCGAGAACGTCCCCGACACGGGACCGGCGATCCTCGTGGGCAACCACCGCTCGTACTTCGACGTCGCCGCGATGGTCGTCGCGATGGGACGTACCGGCCGGACCGCACGCTTCCTGGGCAAGAAGGAGCTCTTCGACGCCCCCGCTCTCGGTCGCTTCTTCCGCGCCGGCGGCGGGATCAGCGTCGACCGGCGGCAGGAGGACCCGGACAGTCCGGATGCCTTCGCCTCCGCCATGCGCTCGCTCGCGGGTGGGGAGCTGCTCGCGATGATGCCCGAGGGGACCATCCCGCGCGGCATCCACTTCTTCGAGCCGGGCATGTCCGGCTTCACGGGCGCGGCCCGGCTGGCCCACCTGAGCAAGGTGCCGGTCATCCCCTTCGCCATCACCGGGACGGAGAAGGTCTGGCCGCGCTCCTCCCGGGTGCCGCGCATGCTGAACCTGCTCGACCCGCCCGAGGTGACGATGACCTTCGGCGAGCCGGTGGAGCTAAAGTACCGCTCGGTCCGGCGTGACATGGAGCGGATCTTCGACGCCATCACCGGCATGCTCCCGGACGAGGTTGCCGACCCGCCCCGGCCCACGATGGCCGAGCTCGCGCTGACCTACCCGGACGGCACGGTCCCCGACGAGGACCGGTGGTTCGCGGTCGACGGGGGCGTCGACGGTGAGGCGTACGTCGAGGGGTCCGACGAGAGCTAGGTGCCGCTGGACAGCGCGAAGGGGGTGGCCGCAGCCACCCCCTTCGCCCCTCCCCCCGGAGGTCTCTACAGGCCGACCTGGTCGGCCGCGTACTCGGCCTGCTCGCGGGTGTAACCGTCGCCGGCGTCCGAGGTCAGCTGCTCGATCAGGCCGGAGCGGGAGAAGGACATGAGGTCCAGGTAGCTCTCTGCGGCCTTGACGGCCTGCTCGTTCCAGTCGACGTCGGACTCGATGTGCTCCACCGCGAACGTGGCCACGTCCTGCGGGTAGTCGTCGCCGGCAGGCGAGGACAACTGCTCGATGAGGCCCTCCTTGGAGAAGGGCATGAGCTCCAGGTAGTTCTCCGCCGCGCGGACCGCGTTCTCCTGCTCGGTGGTCATCTCACCGGCGGGTGCCTCCGCCTCGTCCTCGGTGGCCTGGCCCTCGGTGGCCTCCTCGGCGGGGGCCGGCTCCGTCTCCTCCGTCGTCGTGGTCTCCCCGGTGGCGTCCTCCGTGGTGGTCTCCTCCGAGCCCTCGGCGGCCTGCGAGGTCTCGCTGCCCGTCCCGGTCGTCGAGTCACCACCGGCCATCGTGGCCACGCCCGCGCCGCAGCAGATCACGACGACCAGCAGCGTGACCCCCAGGGCGACGGACAGGGCCTTGTGCCGGGCGAACCAGCTCTGCCTGACCGGCGGGACGGGCGGGTTGGTGGGCTGCCACTGGGGCGACTGCGGGGGCTGCTGGCTCATGGTCCGACTCCTGTGTCCTCGTTCGTTGTCACCGCAGATGCAACCGCTCGGCCGGGGTGCGCCGCCTCGACCGAACGGTTCGACCTCGATGACCGAAGGGATGAACCGGTTGTCCTCGGTGGCCCATACGATGCGGCCCATGGACCTGAGGGAGCAGGTGAAGGGGTGGGCCCGCGCCACGTGGTGGCGCTCGGTGCTGTGGAGCCTCGCCTGCCTCGCGAGCGTCACCTTCGCCGTGGACGCAGGGGAGGCCCGAGCCGATCGTGCTGCCGGCAGGTCCCCCGATGCCGTCGCCGGTGACTGGTGGGTCCTGCTCTGGGTCCTCGGCCTCGGCCTGATCATCCTGCTGTGGTGGCGCCGGCGCTGGCCGTGGCAGATCGCGATCGGCTCCTCGGTCCTGATCCTTGCGACCCCGCTCGACCCACTTGTGGCCCTGGTCGCCCTCCTACAGGTGTGGATCCGCTCCAGCTGGCGACTGGTCGCCGTGTCCACGACCTTCGTGGCCGCGGCCACCTTCGCAGCCACGTGGCGGGACACTCGCGGGATCTCGTCCGAGGGCTCCTTCTGGTGGCTCTGGTTCTCCAGCGAGGAGGGCACGGTCATGGGGGCCTTCGAGTGGTGGGCCCCGGTGATCATCACCGCCGTCGTCATGGCGGCCTTCATCGGCATCGGGTGGTTGCGCCGTGAGTTGTCACAGAGCCGGGCGAGTGGGGAGGGGCACCGGGTCGTCGCCGCCGAGCTCTCGGACGAGGTCGCCCGGCAGGCCGAGCGCGAGCGCATCGCGCGCGAGGTCCACGACGTCATCGGGCACCGGTTGTCCCTCCTGTCGATCCACGCCGGCGCCCTCGAGGCGCAGACCCGCGACCGGGACGACCGGCTGGCGGGGTCGGCCAGCCTCGTGCGCGAGTCCGCGGCACAGACCTCCGCGGACCTGCGCTCGTTGCTCGAGGTGTTGCGCCGACCCGACGACCCGGACCTCGCCGAGGCCGTCCCCGGGATCGACGCGATCCCGGCGCTCGTCGACGAGACAGTCGCCCACGGCATGCACCTCGTGGCCACCGTGATGATCGATGGCGCGTCCACGCTCGACCCGGCGCTCGGCCAGACCGCCTACCGCGTCGTCCAGGAGCTGCTGACCAACGCCCGCCGCCACGCCCCGGGCGCCGGGGTGCGTCTCGTGGTGCAGGCCCGGCCCGACCTCGGCGTGACGATCGAGGCGGCCAACCATCGCCTCGACTCCGGTCCCCTGGTCAAGGGCAACGGCCTCACCGGGCTGCACGAGCGGGTCGCCCAGGTCGGCGGCGAGGCACACGTCCACGTCGACGACCAGGGCGTGCTGCGCACGGCGGTTCGGCTGCCCTGGCGGTTCCCCGCCGCGACCGAAAGGACCGCGCCGTGACCGCCACCCCAATCCGCGTCCTCCTCGTCGACGACGACCCGCTCGTGCGCTCCGGGCTGCGCTACATGCTGGAGGCCTCGCCGGACCTGCTCGTCGTCGCCGATATCGGCTCCGGGGAGGAGGCCGTGCCGGCGATCCACGCCCACCGACCCGACGTCGTGCTCCTCGACTACCGCATGGGCGAGCTCGACGGCATCAGCACCACCCGGGAGATCCGGCGACTCGACCCGTCCCCGAAGGTGGTCCTGCTGACCACCTGGGACCTGGATGACCTGCCGCTGAAGGCGGTGCAGGCCGGCGCCAACGGCTTCCTGCTCAAGACGGCCGGCCCGGACGAGATCACCCGCGCAGTCCGGGACGCAGCCGCCGGTCACGCCCCCTTCTCCCCGCAGTCGGCGCAGCACGTCGTCACCCATGTGCGCAATGGCGACACGGGCGGACGCCGCGAGCAGGCCGCACGACTCGTTGCGACCCTCAGCGAGCGGGAGCGCGAGATCTGTGTCCGGCTCGCGGACGGCGCGACGACGGTGATGGTCGCCACCGAGCTGCACCTCGCCGAGTCGACGATCAAGACCCACCTGCGCAGTGCGGAGGCCAAGCTCGGCGTCGGCTCCCGAGCACAGCTGGCCGTGCTCGTCGAGCGGGCCGGCTTGCTCGACTGACCGGACGACGAGTCGCCCACCCGCTCGACGCCCGCTCGATCGCCTCCGCGCGCAGCGCTACGGTCACCGGGTGGAGATCATCATCGCGTCTGACCGGGAGCAGGTCGCGCGGCTGGGCGCCGACTCGGTGGCCCAGCACGTCCTGGACGACCCCGAGGCCGTGCTCGGCCTCGCGACCGGGTCCAGCCCCCTTCGCGTGTACCAGGAGCTGGGCCGGCGGGTCGCCGCCGGTCGGCTCAGCCTGCGCAGGTGCCGCGCCTTCCTCCTCGACGAGTACCTCGGTCTCCCGTCGGGTCACCCGCAGTCCTACCGCGAGGTCATCGAGCGCGACTTCGTCCGGCTCGTCGACATCGACGGGGCCAACGTGATCGGCCCCGACTGCGGCAGCGTCGATGCGAGCGCCTGCGGCCTCGCCTACGAGGAGCAGATCGCGGCGGCCGGCGGCATCGACATGCAGATCCTCGGCGTCGGCGCCAACGGTCACATCGCGTTCAACGAGCCCGGCTCGTCCTTCTCCTCCCGCACCCGCGAGACGACGCTCGCCGAGCGGACCCGGCGGGACAACGCCCGGTTCTTCGGCGACGACGTCGACGCGGTGCCGCACCGCTGCATCACCCAGGGCGTGGGCACGATCCTCGAGGCAGGGCACCTCGTGCTCATCGCCACGGGGGAGCGCAAGGCCCGGGCCGTCCGGGAACTCGTCGAGGGACCGGTCACGGAGAGGGTCCCGGTGACCGCGCTGCAGCAGCACCCGCAGGTGACCGTGCTCCTCGACGACGCCGCGGCATCGCTGCTGCAGACGCGGGAAGGTCACCGCGAGGTCATCACCGACACGCCCGGAGGCTGATGAAGGTCAGGCATCGCCCCGGGAGCCGAGGTCGTCCATCGCCTGCTGCGCCTCGGAGAGGATCAGCCGCATCGTCTCCTCCGCGAGCTCTGCCCGGCCCTCCGTGACCGCCGCAGCCACCTCGACGTGCCAGTCGATGGCCCGCTGCTCGGGGACCTCGGGCATGAGGTCGTGGTCGGTGCGGCCGCGCAGCGCCTCCTCGACGAAGGGGGCGAAGCTCACCAGCAGCGCATTGCCGGACGCCGCCAGCAGGCTGCGGTGGAACTCGATGTCGTGGGCCAGGTACCCCTGCAGGTCGCCCCGGGGCCCGGCATCGGCCATGCCCTGCGCGGCGGCCCGCAGCCGGGCCGTCTCGTCCGCGTCGGCGCGCTGGGCGGCCAACCAGGCCGCCTGGGGCTCGATGCCGCGGCGCAGCTCGCTGACCTCGCGCAGCTGGTCAAGCCGCTGGGGGCCCTCGAGGCGCCAGTGGATGATGACCGGGCTCAGCGCCTCCCAGGAGCTCTCCGGCTGGAAGGTCACGCCCACGCGGCGGCGTGAGGTGGCGACCCCGACGGACTCGAGGACCTTGACCACCTCGCGCACGACCGTGCGGGAGACGCCGTAGCGCTCCTCGATCTGCTCCATCGACATCACGTCGCCGGCGACGACGCGCCCGTGCGTGAGGTCGGCGCCGACCTTGGCCAGCACACTGTGGTGCAGCCCTCCGGCGCGCTCTGTCCCCATGGTGCGGATTCTGGCAGAGCCCGCGTCACCGGCCAACGAGCGTCCATGTCGGGCACACCACAGTGCGCTGCCGGGCGATGAGCCGTCGGACGTCATCGTCGTGGAGACCCTCATCGGTACCATCGGACCCATGCTCACCTTCCTGCTCGGCCCGGTGTCCTGACGTGACGACGCACGTCGTCGTCATGGGCGTCTCCGGCAGCGGCAAGTCGACCGTGGCCGAGGGGGTCGCCGAGCGGCTGGGCTGGACCTTCGCGGAGGCGGACGAGTTCCACCCGCAGGCCAACATCGACAAGATGACCCGCGGCATCCCGCTGGACGACGAGGACCGCGCCCCGTGGTTGCGCGACCTCGCCGCGTGGATGGCCGAGCGCGCCACGGCGGGGGAGGACACCGTCATCACCTGCTCCGCCCTCAAGCGCGCCTACCGCAACGTGCTGCGTCGGGACGTGGCCGCCCTCGAGGATGGGCACCGCGTGGTCTTCGTCCACGCGCACGGCCCCTTCGAGGTGATCGTGGACCGGATGGAGGGGCGCCGCGGACACTTCATGCCCGAGTCGCTCCTGCAGTCGCAGTTCGACGACCTCGAGGACCTCGAGCCCGACGAGGACGGATTCGTGCTCGACGTGCGCCACTCCCCGGAGGAGCTGGTCGACGAGGCGGTCGAGCGCCTCCGGAACTGACGGTACCGGGGTCCGACTCTGCAAGAGAAACCCCCGCTCTGCATGAGTAGGGGACCCTTGCGAAGCAGGGGTTTATCGGGTGACCCGAGAAACTGGAGGCGGGCAGCGACCTAGTCCGTCCCGGCGACCCGGACGATGACCGCCTGGTGGTCGACCGTCAGTCGCATGCGGGAGGCCTCACCGATGACGTCGCCATCGACCTGGACGGGGCGCGGCTCGTCGACCTCTGCCGTGTAGGTCCGGCCGGAGGTGCGGATGAGCTCGGCGGCATCCTTGCGGGAGCGGCCGATGACGCGCACGGCGACCGATCCCCACCCGAGGATCGTCTTGGGGGCCACGACGACCGCATCGAGCAGGCCGTCGTCGTACGCCGCGTCGGGGAGGAGCTGGAGGCCGCCCTGCAGCGTGCCGCAGTTGCCGAAGAGGATCGTGCGGGCGCGCACCTCCGGCTGCTCCTGCCCGTCGATGCTCCACCGCACGCGGAACCGCTTGACGAAGAGCTTGCGGCCCCCGGTGACGAAGTAGGCGGTCCAACCGACCTTGTTCTTCAGCTCCTCGCTGGTGCCGCTCATGATCTCCGCGTCGAGACCCATGCCGGCCATGACGAGGAAAGGGTGCCGGTCCACCGGCGGGCCCTCGATCGGCTCCTCCGCCTGGCCCGTGTCCTCGGTCGCCGGTTCCTCGACGGGGTCGAGCTCGAGCCATCCGACGTCGATCGACTTGTTGCGCCCGCTGCAGGCGACCCGCAGGGCCTCGGTGATGTCGGTGCCGAAGGGGATGTCGAGGTTGCGGGCCAGCAGGTTCCCGGTGCCGCGGGGCAGCAGCCCCATTGGGGTCCGCGTGCCCGCCAGGGCGACGGCCACGGCCCGGATCGTGCCGTCACCGCCGAGTGGGCAGACGACGTCCACACCTTCCTCGATGGCCACCCGCGCCTGGCCGGTCCCCGGGTCGTCGATCGTGGTCTCGATGAAGAGGGGCTCGGCCCAGTCGAGGGCACGGCTGGCCTCGGTCAGCTCCTGCCGGACGGCGGCGACGTCGTCGAACTTCGTCGGGTTGATGATGATCCCCGCACGCCGGGGTGTCCTCTTCTCCCCGCCGCGCCGGAAGCTGCTGCGCTCCGGACGGGACCGCGCGTCGCGCCCGCGACGCGTGCCCGGGCCCGTGAGCACGAGCGCGACGGCGATGCCGATGAGGATGAGGCAGAGGGCCACGGCGAGGGCCAGCAGGGTCCAGTCAGACACGGCGGTGACGTTACCGCAGGGTTGCCCCCCGGGCCGGGACGGACGGAGTGCCCACGGCGGGCGCGGACCCGGGCGCCGTCGCGGATATCCTGCGAGGCGT
Proteins encoded in this region:
- a CDS encoding histidine kinase, giving the protein MDLREQVKGWARATWWRSVLWSLACLASVTFAVDAGEARADRAAGRSPDAVAGDWWVLLWVLGLGLIILLWWRRRWPWQIAIGSSVLILATPLDPLVALVALLQVWIRSSWRLVAVSTTFVAAATFAATWRDTRGISSEGSFWWLWFSSEEGTVMGAFEWWAPVIITAVVMAAFIGIGWLRRELSQSRASGEGHRVVAAELSDEVARQAERERIAREVHDVIGHRLSLLSIHAGALEAQTRDRDDRLAGSASLVRESAAQTSADLRSLLEVLRRPDDPDLAEAVPGIDAIPALVDETVAHGMHLVATVMIDGASTLDPALGQTAYRVVQELLTNARRHAPGAGVRLVVQARPDLGVTIEAANHRLDSGPLVKGNGLTGLHERVAQVGGEAHVHVDDQGVLRTAVRLPWRFPAATERTAP
- a CDS encoding response regulator transcription factor, with protein sequence MTATPIRVLLVDDDPLVRSGLRYMLEASPDLLVVADIGSGEEAVPAIHAHRPDVVLLDYRMGELDGISTTREIRRLDPSPKVVLLTTWDLDDLPLKAVQAGANGFLLKTAGPDEITRAVRDAAAGHAPFSPQSAQHVVTHVRNGDTGGRREQAARLVATLSEREREICVRLADGATTVMVATELHLAESTIKTHLRSAEAKLGVGSRAQLAVLVERAGLLD
- the nagB gene encoding glucosamine-6-phosphate deaminase, producing the protein MEIIIASDREQVARLGADSVAQHVLDDPEAVLGLATGSSPLRVYQELGRRVAAGRLSLRRCRAFLLDEYLGLPSGHPQSYREVIERDFVRLVDIDGANVIGPDCGSVDASACGLAYEEQIAAAGGIDMQILGVGANGHIAFNEPGSSFSSRTRETTLAERTRRDNARFFGDDVDAVPHRCITQGVGTILEAGHLVLIATGERKARAVRELVEGPVTERVPVTALQQHPQVTVLLDDAAASLLQTREGHREVITDTPGG
- a CDS encoding FCD domain-containing protein produces the protein MGTERAGGLHHSVLAKVGADLTHGRVVAGDVMSMEQIEERYGVSRTVVREVVKVLESVGVATSRRRVGVTFQPESSWEALSPVIIHWRLEGPQRLDQLREVSELRRGIEPQAAWLAAQRADADETARLRAAAQGMADAGPRGDLQGYLAHDIEFHRSLLAASGNALLVSFAPFVEEALRGRTDHDLMPEVPEQRAIDWHVEVAAAVTEGRAELAEETMRLILSEAQQAMDDLGSRGDA
- a CDS encoding gluconokinase encodes the protein MTTHVVVMGVSGSGKSTVAEGVAERLGWTFAEADEFHPQANIDKMTRGIPLDDEDRAPWLRDLAAWMAERATAGEDTVITCSALKRAYRNVLRRDVAALEDGHRVVFVHAHGPFEVIVDRMEGRRGHFMPESLLQSQFDDLEDLEPDEDGFVLDVRHSPEELVDEAVERLRN
- a CDS encoding diacylglycerol kinase family protein; this translates as MSDWTLLALAVALCLILIGIAVALVLTGPGTRRGRDARSRPERSSFRRGGEKRTPRRAGIIINPTKFDDVAAVRQELTEASRALDWAEPLFIETTIDDPGTGQARVAIEEGVDVVCPLGGDGTIRAVAVALAGTRTPMGLLPRGTGNLLARNLDIPFGTDITEALRVACSGRNKSIDVGWLELDPVEEPATEDTGQAEEPIEGPPVDRHPFLVMAGMGLDAEIMSGTSEELKNKVGWTAYFVTGGRKLFVKRFRVRWSIDGQEQPEVRARTILFGNCGTLQGGLQLLPDAAYDDGLLDAVVVAPKTILGWGSVAVRVIGRSRKDAAELIRTSGRTYTAEVDEPRPVQVDGDVIGEASRMRLTVDHQAVIVRVAGTD